One Polypterus senegalus isolate Bchr_013 chromosome 10, ASM1683550v1, whole genome shotgun sequence DNA segment encodes these proteins:
- the LOC120536215 gene encoding myoglobin-like encodes MCACVEDYNKVLNFWAPVEANPKLYGEIILQRLFETNPDVQKLFPKFAALSKEQLQNNPDLQTHGEIVVRKLTEFLKKKREHQELVSDLAKSHAQQHKIPRVNFQIISEVIVLVAAEKIDGFGPDALTAMKNVLKEFQTDMGACYDKLGFDK; translated from the exons ATGTGTGCCTGTGTTGAGGATTATAACAAGGTGCTAAATTTCTGGGCTCCCGTGGAGGCTAATCCCAAACTTTATGGAGAGATTATTCTTCAGcg CTTGTTTGAAACCAATCCAGATGTTCAGAAGCTGTTCCCCAAGTTTGCTGCCCTTTCCAAGGAGCAACTGCAGAACAATCCTGACCTCCAGACCCATGGGGAAATTGTTGTCCGCAAGCTGACAGAATTTCTGAAAAAGAAACGGGAACACCAGGAACTTGTGAGTGATCTGGCAAAAAGTCATGCCCAGCAGCACAAGATCCCTCGAGTCAACTTTCAG atCATCAGTGAAGTCATTGTCCTAGTGGCAGCAGAAAAGATTGATGGCTTTGGTCCTGATGCTCTAACAGCAATGAAGAATGTGCTGAAGGAGTTTCAAACTGACATGGGAGCTTGCTATGATAAGCTAGGATTTGATAAATGA